DNA sequence from the Drosophila sechellia strain sech25 chromosome 3L, ASM438219v1, whole genome shotgun sequence genome:
AGCGTTCGAAAATTACCGGGCCACCCTTTCACACGCGTGCAAGGAGACTCCGCCTCGCAAGGACGTAATCAGCTCTATTTCGTAAATCTCGACAAGCTGCTTATCTGATGCAGTGTGAGCGGAGTTTCAAGGATCCGTATCCTGATTAGCATCTCCAGCCCGTGTTCGCAGGCAGAAATCCGGCCTTGGGCCGCTGCGTATGTCAGCCTGACAGCCGGACGTGCTGTACCGCCCTAAGTACAGTAAAGCCCGACGCGTGCTGTTGTCACACTTACGTCAGTGGCGCATGGGGAGGTGGACCAGGGATCTCCGCCTGATTGGCATCGGAAATTGAAGTGTTTTTATTAATGCTCATGTCGACTTTTTGCACTGTCTTCGATGACACTGccaatgttttcatttttggccAAGCAGTGTTCCCCCTATTTTAGCTGCTTTGTTTCTCTTTCGTTGGCCTAATTGAAATTCATCGTTGGCAGATTTCGATTCCGAGCTGACTGACAGCTGAGTGCGTGGAAAGATTGACGCTTATTGAATTGAGTCATCCGCCGCGGGGTGGTCCCGTCCCACTCGGAGATTGACGCGGCAACTGTTGCGTCAAATCGTGTGGAAACAGCGGAAGGGATTGCCGTGCCTGAGCACTCCACTAAGCACTTGACTTTGAAGTCACATAGGCCTCGTGTCGAAATTCCAACTTCTCGACCAGGCCTCACTCTAGCCAGAGATGCCTCCGAAACCCAAGCATCGCGACGTAGCCGGCTTTCTGAGCCGGGTGCGCAACTTCCTGCTGGGCCGCACCCACACGACGGCCCATCGCTTCGCGGACGTGGTCTCTCCGCGCACTCAGCCGCCTCCAAACATCCCTAGTGGTCCTACCCAGAGTCTGTTCGCCAACTACTACTACACCAGGGATCCTCGGCGCTTGGTGAAGCCGTTCGTCGACGTGGTGCAGGAGCACAAGAAGATGCTCGCCACCAAGGCGAAGGAGGAGGAAGCAGCCAAAAAGGCTCAGGCCAAGTCTGGAGATGCGCCGAAAGGTGGTAGCCCCATCCCACCTGTCGAGTCCAAGGCTACTGATACGAATGAATGCGATGAAGGGGATTCCGGCGCGAAGAAGCTCCCGACTCCTGGAAAGGTGCATTCTTGGGAGGGGCCACACTAACCTCCTTCAAATCCCCTGCTTATTGAGAAACCCTTTAGGGTTCAGCTAATTGCTTGTTCCATTTCGAATGCACTTTCCAAGTATTTACGATATCAAGCAGGACCATTAAACCGATTCGCAGTGGAGCCAATGCAGGCAGTCGTAAAAATGTAAATCTAATTAGACGTCAAGGGTGAAAATCATTTATGGCACCtgcatgaaaatttaattaagcacACACAATTATCGAAGTTACAAGCTGGGAAGGCGCAAATCGAGGTCCAACGGGTTTGTTACAGGCCacaacaataaatttgcatGCTTAATAACGTTTAATGCtatcaaaatttatatttacaatttaaaaCGAGGCAATTTGCCCGACGTTGAGTGGATTATGGGCCATTGTTAATGATGATTGCAGGTCGATTGTTAATTGTCTGGGCATCACAATTTATGCTGATGACTTTTGCCCATCGATTTATTGATTGAAGTTTGATTTTGGCGCACATCGCCGCCCACTCCGCCCCAAAAGCGACTGCCATCATTCAAACAGAAGCGAAAATGTAATCAAGTTTTGTGTGTTATGCAAAAAAGTAATATTCTGCGCGCTAAGGGTGGCGCCCCTCGATTTATTGGAATTACCCTTATAAAGAGAAGACCCAGATTGACTGGAGGGTTGACTGTTCCACTGAAAAGGGTGTCAATTGCCAGGAAGCTTCAGACTGTCAAGTCAACATGTTGCCGGGCTGCTCTTCATCCGCCAGCAGTTGGCGAAATATGAGATTTGATACGAAGAGTGGCACACTGTAATGCCGCTTTCTTTTGGAGCTGGTTTTTATTGCCTCATATGAATGAATGGCGAAACACGGCCTGACTTAACCGTCTAATTTATCCATAAGGTTGTTCCAGCAACGGCGGCAGCTTGGAGCCTGCGTTTCCGCAATCGGCCATCCGCACTCGTCTGGCAAAAATGAATTCTGCTGGACGCActcaaatatacaaatattcaaaaaaccCGATGCCCACAAAGCAAACACTTCCGCACCCTTTCAACCCGCATCCCCGGGATGTCAACCACTTGGGCTGGCCAAAAATTGCCTTTCGGATGACGACAGCTGTGGCGCGGAGTCGCAGGACGTCGAGCTCCCGCCGCAAATGCTTCCCAATCAGAGACGCGTAATTAAAATATGTACAAACAGACCGAAGGGAAAACTCTCATGTAAGAAAACACTGAGCAGCGCCaactttgtttgctttgcctGTTTTTCTATAAAAccaaaagcaaaaccaaaGCAACAAACACAACGGCGGCAGCGGGAAGCGCGGCCAGGCAATAATACCAAGAAAAACATTTGCATAAAGCAAAAAACAGGGAAATGGATGGATGGAGTGGGGCCCAGACGACCAGGACCTTCAAGCGGAAGTTAATGAGAGCTGGGCCTTAGAGCTGGCATCGTGACACGGGATCAAGAATGA
Encoded proteins:
- the LOC6616567 gene encoding NADH dehydrogenase [ubiquinone] 1 alpha subcomplex subunit 7; the encoded protein is MPPKPKHRDVAGFLSRVRNFLLGRTHTTAHRFADVVSPRTQPPPNIPSGPTQSLFANYYYTRDPRRLVKPFVDVVQEHKKMLATKAKEEEAAKKAQAKSGDAPKGGSPIPPVESKATDTNECDEGDSGAKKLPTPGKVHSWEGPH